The following are from one region of the Chloroflexota bacterium genome:
- a CDS encoding MFS transporter has product MDRLPPWIAQRVSGWWQRRWPLAAIAPGVDTLATPRERHNRRYLYWDIAWFGILAGIAFNFLGVYAVRLGATKVQVGALTSAPALISIFWLIPAGQIVARQRHLLPLVLKALFSHRLGYLLMALLPWILPRPWVVPGLIILAALQAFPFGLANVGFSSMLPEAISKERLGYVISRRNALMGATSTLTVLASGSVLALLPVPLNYQILFLIAFLAGMGSLYAVSRLDIPERAEPPPSTRGVRDLIEGFRLFWADRRFRFFTLAAFVFQWGLFMAIPLFPIYWVRVLGASDAFVSLIFTLMSGTSVVSALLMDRILQRWGNQRVLGVSMLGLSLYPILTALTHTLPPLLGIAVLGGLLAAGMNISLYNTLIQIAPDADRARFIAIFSVLSNVAIFAAPLAGSGVAGAIGITTALFIAGGIRALAGAMVLWRRGAF; this is encoded by the coding sequence ATGGATCGTCTTCCGCCGTGGATAGCCCAGAGGGTCTCTGGGTGGTGGCAGAGACGGTGGCCATTGGCGGCCATCGCTCCCGGCGTTGACACGCTGGCTACGCCACGCGAGCGACACAACCGCCGGTATCTGTATTGGGACATCGCCTGGTTCGGTATTCTGGCCGGGATCGCCTTCAACTTCCTCGGCGTGTACGCCGTGCGTCTCGGCGCGACCAAGGTCCAGGTCGGCGCGCTGACCTCAGCTCCGGCGCTGATCTCCATCTTCTGGCTGATCCCTGCGGGGCAGATCGTGGCCCGCCAGCGGCATCTGCTGCCGTTGGTGCTGAAGGCGCTGTTCTCCCACCGGCTGGGCTACCTGCTGATGGCCCTCCTGCCATGGATCCTGCCACGTCCGTGGGTGGTGCCCGGGCTGATCATCCTCGCCGCGCTCCAGGCCTTCCCGTTCGGCCTGGCCAACGTGGGGTTCTCCTCCATGCTGCCGGAGGCCATCTCCAAGGAGCGCCTGGGGTACGTCATCAGCCGGCGCAACGCACTGATGGGCGCCACCTCCACGCTCACGGTCCTGGCATCCGGCTCGGTCCTCGCCCTGCTTCCCGTCCCGCTCAACTACCAGATCCTGTTCCTGATCGCCTTCCTGGCGGGGATGGGCAGCCTTTACGCGGTCAGCCGACTGGATATCCCCGAACGAGCGGAGCCCCCACCCTCCACCCGGGGGGTGCGGGATCTGATCGAGGGGTTCCGGCTCTTCTGGGCCGACCGTCGATTTCGCTTCTTCACGCTGGCCGCCTTCGTGTTTCAGTGGGGGCTCTTCATGGCGATCCCCCTCTTTCCCATCTACTGGGTACGGGTGCTGGGCGCGTCCGATGCCTTCGTCAGCCTGATCTTCACCCTGATGAGCGGCACCTCGGTGGTGTCGGCCCTGCTCATGGACCGCATCCTGCAGCGATGGGGCAACCAACGCGTGCTCGGGGTCAGCATGTTGGGATTGTCCCTCTATCCCATCCTGACGGCACTCACCCATACGCTACCGCCGCTGCTGGGCATCGCCGTGCTGGGCGGACTGCTCGCCGCCGGCATGAACATCTCCCTGTACAACACGCTGATCCAGATCGCCCCGGACGCGGACCGAGCGCGATTCATCGCCATCTTCTCCGTGCTATCCAACGTGGCCATCTTCGCCGCGCCGCTGGCCGGCTCCGGGGTCGCGGGAGCCATAGGGATCACGACGGCCCTGTTCATCGCCGGAGGGATCCGGGCCCTGGCCGGTGCGATGGTCCTCTGGCGCCGGGGCGCCTTCTGA